The Chionomys nivalis chromosome 6, mChiNiv1.1, whole genome shotgun sequence sequence ATTGGCTCAGAAGCTGCTGTGCTAGAGAATGAAGTCAGATAGAGGAATGGGAAACGGATTGGTACACAGGCCTTGGGCTCCCCTGTGACCTTGGACTCTGCAATATCTGCGGGGAGTTACCATGACTACATTGTAACTGACCACTCCCACAGCTTTCATGTCCCGTGACTCAGGGATGCTAACTTCTTCCACAAGCCTGCATTAGGCTTCATGGCTAGGTTTCCCACCTGAACCCCTCAGTATGCCAGCCCTTTGTTAAGGAACTCTGCCAGGCCCTTCCTTTCTCCTGAGTTTAGGGAGAGCCAGtctgtttttttaaaaccaaatagACTAAATTTGAATCCTGCCACTCGCTGGCTGGATGCCTTTGGACAAGAGCTTTTGGGCTGTCACAGGACGGGGTGGATTAACACCTTGGCACATCTTCAACCCATGCATGTCTCCTTCCAGATCTGGGCCCAACTTGGAACCCAAGTTCAGGTGTGCCTAACCCTGTGCCCTGGTTCCTCCCTTATTCAGTGAGGTTGGATCGACTGTCAGAGGCAGCCAAGGTGAATACAGATGCCATGCGCTCGGCACAGGAGGAGATAACAGAGTATCGGCGGCAGCTGCAAGCCAGGACCACAGAGTTGGAGGCGCTGAAAAGCACCAAGGAATCACTGGAAAGGCAGCGCTCTGAGCTAGAGGACCGTCATCAGGCAGACATCGCATCCTACCAggtgagcaggaggagggaatCACTTTCTTAGCGAAGGATCCTGGTCTCTGAGTCAGACATCGCAGTGTTGCAGACTGTGAAGATCACCAGTgcagggatatagctcagtggtagaggtcttgccttcccagcatgcatgaggtcctgggctCCATCCTAGCACCTAATGAATAATTTACCTCTTAaatatgaatgctcagcctaatCTTGGTAGAGAGGGTATTCTATTACTTGTCACCAGAGTCTGTGGCTGGAGGGACAGCCTTGGCAGATTTCTTTGATCAAAAACAACCTTGGGGAGAAAAGTGTCACTTTCTTAGgactggataaataaataaacgtgaTTACAGAAACATTGGGAACTGGAAAAACATAACAACGcaggaggcaaaaggtagttgtaAAGGTTCACTTTACGCAGTGTTCCAGTGGGAAGAAGTTTCATCTTTATTCAGTATGCTTCTGGGGACCCTCTGCCTTGGCAGGTAATCAAAGAGCAGACACTTGCAGGCACTTTTGGAAAGAATAGAAAACAGAGTAGCTAAAACTGCTCTCTCCCCAGGGCCCTGTGTAGGATGCTACTCAAGTGTCCTACCACGGGGCTACACTTCAACCCTTCCATGGAGCATTGTCTTAAGACATCTGCAAAAGTTCACCCATCGTTTTACTTACTGAGTCAATGTCTGTGGTGTCTCATTCCAGGTCTTTCCTCAGGCTGAGATTTCTGatctagatttatttttcatgtctGTACATGAGCAGCTTACAGTTTTGACAGGGTGGGGCTTTGTCCCCAGCCAGGTGGCTGAGCAGCGTGGCCCCAGCTTACCTGGAACTGAGGGCCAAGTACCAGCTGGCAGATGACTTGCCTGATCTGTTATCCCCAGGATGCTATTCAGCAGCTGGATAATGAGCTGAGAAACACCAAGTGGGAGATGGCGGCGCAGCTCCGAGAGTACCAGGACCTGCTCAATGTCAAGATGGCCCTGGATATCGAGATTGCTGCCTACAGGTGAGATGGCCCAGGAGCCTTGAGACCATATAGAGCCCCATGTTCTCAGAGCCTTGAGACAGTATAGAACCCTGTGTTCTCAGAGCCTTGAGACAGTATAGAGCCCCATGTTCTCAGAGCCTTGAGACAGTATAGAGCCCTGTGTTCTCAGAGCCTTGAGTAATATAGAGCCCTATGTTTTCAGAGCCTTGAGCTATATAGAGCCCGTGTTCTCAGAGCCTTGAGACAATGTAGAACCCTGAAAATTGTCCCCAACAATGCATGCAGACAtgtacccacacccacacatacacataataaaattttaaaaatgttttaaaatccttatcatgttgggcagtggtggtacacgtctttaatcccagtactctggagacagaggcagctggagctctgtgagtttgaggccagcctggtctacaaagcaggttccaggacagccagattgttatgtagagaaaccttgtatcTTAAAATTTgccatttaagtattttaaatcaACAGTTTAGGATGTGAAGAGCATTTGCGTAATCCCCATCCATTCAGAGCTATCTCACCATCCCAGATTCAAACTGCACACCCTTACGAGACGCCTTGTTGTCCCTGCCCTCAGCCCCTCACAGCTATTCTACTTCCAAAGAGGCAGGACTCTTgaagcttattttcttttaattacattttatttatttatttgtatatgtgtgtgtgccagcatgcacacacatatggaggtttgagggtgtgtgtgtgtgtgtgtgtgtgtggagaagaCAGTTTggggagttgttttttttttgtttgttttgttttgttttgttttgttttgcttccaccatgtgggtcctgaatATCAAATTTCCCAAGTCCTTGGGCTCCATGGTAGGTgtgcttacccactgagctatctcattgGCTCAAGAgtgacttgttttctttctgactgTGACTTACAGTTTAAAGTCTTTATCTACCCCAAACCCAGCTAGTCAGAGACTTGCTTTAGAGGAAAAGAGGTGTTTAGCTAGTCAGGAACCATTATAAGCCCACCTTAGCTCACCAGGCCTTTATTCCTTGCAAGGATAGGCGGAGATGACAGGAACAGCATGCATACCATGGACTGTTGGGAGGCTCAGCCAGTCCTGTTCATAGGGAAATCCGGCTGACACAGGTTCTCCTGGGCACAGTGCTTACTGAATGGCAGCCATGAGAAGAGCAGTGCCCAAAGATGAGCCCTCCCAGTCTAGCAGGGCTGACAACATGAAGGCCTCTTCTGGTTGGTGACCCTTGACTGCCTACCTCCTTGCTCTGGTCTAATCTGCTACTCAGTACAGTGCACTAACCAGGAATCAGAGTGATCTCTGAGTTAGAAAGACAGGCCGGGGCTCTGCCCCAGGCTGCTGGATTGAGATCTGTAGTTTACCAAGAGCCGGAGTAATGCCAGCTGTTCCACTTGGAAAACACTGTTCTTCCCAAGCAGGCCCTCCGCCAAGCCTTTGGCAGTCATCATGTCACAGAAACAGCCTTCTGAGTAGGGACTCTGGAGTCTCTACCAGTGAGGAGAGCGAGCCCTTAGGGCCTTGGGTAAGGTCACCACCTAGTGAGTAGCTAAGTGAAAGGACAGATCCCAGAGAACGGCTGTAAGAGGTGATGGGACAATTCGAATCGGCAATACTCCCAAACCTCAAACTAAATTTATAAGTATGGGCTTACTTGTtcccagctttttttctttcagccatGGGAGGGATTTATTTTTCATCTTAGGGTCTGTGTGTACAGTGTGCGCATGCAGTGTACCTGCACAGCGTGTGATCAGTGTGCGCATGCCGTGTACCTGCACAGTGTGTGATCAGTGTGTGCATGCCGTGTGCCTGCACAGTGTGCACAGTGTGCGCATGCAGTGTACCTACACAGTGTGTGATCAGTGTGCGCATGCCATGTACCTGCAGTGTGCATGCAGTGTGCGCATGCCGTGTACCTGCACAGTGTGCGCGcagtgtgtgcatgccatgtgcCTGCACAGTGTGcacagtgtgtgcatgcagtgtACCTGCACAGTGTGTGCGCAGTGTGTGCgcagtgtgtgtgcagtgtgcacgTAGAGGTTTTGCACAACTTCCAGTCGCCCCAGTAGTCACATCTCTTTTTCCAAACCCGGGACCTCATACACACTGGACCAGCAAtgtaccactgagccataacCCCAAACCCTCCAACTTTCTCTTAAATTAGGTTTTAGTTAAGAGACAGTTGTCAATGTAGGAGTTTTCTACTGAGGACATTCTTTAGGGAGACATTTCCTCCCATAAAGGTCAGGCTCTGTGGGTGGCCACGGGAACGTTCTCCATTCTGACAGTGCTTCCTGCTGAGCCTGTGACCTGGTGGAGAGTGTTCTTAACATggctcagtcctcagcaccagagaaaaacaggagagcaatggggaggagagaggaaggaaagaagaaaaaaagggggatgaAAATGAAATTCCTGCCATTCATTCATATCCTTCATTCACCAAACCCTGTCATTGAATGCAATGGGACTTCCAAAAAAGCCAAGAAAGATTGCAAACCTGCAGGTCTGCTCTGAGTTAATGGTGTTTCTCATTACCCATTCCACAGAAAGCTTCTGGAAGGCGAAGAGTGTCGGATTGGCTTTGGTCCAAGTCCCTTCTCTCTTACCGAGGCACTCCCGAAAATTCCCTCCACATCCACTCACATAAAGGTCAAAAGTGAAGAGATGATAAAAGTGGTAGAAAAGTCAGAGAAGGAAACAGTGATTGTGGAGGAGCAGACAGAAGAGATCCAGCTGACTGAAGAAgtgacagaagaagaggaaaaagaggccaaagaggaggaagaaggtgaagaagagacagaaggaggaggagaagaagtaACATCTCCCCCTGCAGAAGAGGCCGCATCTCCAGAAAAGGAAACCAAGCCTCCTGTGAAGGAAGATGCCAAGTCACCAGCTGAGGCCAAGTCACCAACCGAGACCAAGTCACCAGCTGAGGTAAAATCTCCAGCTGAGGCCAAGTCACCAACCGAGACCAAGTCACCAGCTGAGGTAAAATCTCCAGCTGCAGCCAAGTCACCAACTGAGGCCAAGTCCCCAGCTGCAGCCAAGTCACCAACTGAGGCTAAGTCACCAGCTGAGGTAAAATCTCCAGCTGAGGCCAAGTCACCAGCTGAGGCCAAGTCACCAGCTGAGGTAAAATCTCCAGCTGAGGCCAAGTCACCAGCTGAGGTAAAATCTCCAGCTGCAGCCAAGTCACCATCTGAGGTAAAATCTCCAGCTGAAGCCAAGTCACCAGCTGAGGTAAAATCTCCGGCTGAGGCCAAGTCACCAGCTGAGGTAAAATCTCCTGCTGAAGTTAAATCTCCAGAGAAGGTCAAGACCCCTGTGAAGGAAGGTGCAACATCCCCAGCTGAGGAGTCCAAGTCTCCTGTAAAGGAAGGAGTGAAGTCCCCAGCTGAAGTAAAATCTCCAGAGAAGGCCAAGTCCCCAGTCAAGGAAGAAGCAACATCTCCAGCTCAAGCCAAGTccccagagaaggaagaggcaaaatCACCAGCAGTGGTCAAGTCTCCTGAGAAGGCCAAGTCCCCTGTGAAGGAAGAGGTCAAGCCTCCAGTTGAGGTGAAATCCCCTGAGAAGGCTAAGAGCCCAGTGAAGGAGGAATTGAAGTCTCCTGAGAAGGCCAAGACTCTTGATGTGAAATCTCCAGAAGCCAAGACTCCGGGGAAGGAGGAAGTAAAGTACCCTGCAGACACCAAATCTCCCCAGCAGGCCAAAAGTCCTGCCAAGGAGGAGGTCAAGTCCCCAGAGAAAGTCAAGTCCCCTGAGAAGGAAGATGCCAAGGCTCCTGAGAAGGAAGCTCCCAAGAAGGAAGAGGTGAAGTCTCCTGTGAAGGAGGAGGTGAAAGCCAAAGAACCCTCAAAGaaagtggaggaagagaagaccCCTGCTACACCAAAAACGGAGGAGAAGGCGGTCAAGAAAGATGAACCACCCAAGAAGGAGCCACCAAAGCCCAAGGTGGAGGAGAAGGCTGCTACAGTGGAAGCCAAGAAGGAAGAgtctggagagaagaaaaaagcagCGACCCCAGAAAAGGAGACTCCTGCCAAGACAGAGgtgaaggaagagaagacagagatgcccaaggcagaagcagatgacACCAAGGCCAAAGAACTCAGCAAACCCGCAGAGAAGGAAAAGCCACAGAAAGAAGAGATGCCGGCAgcaccagagaagaaagacagcaaGGAAGAGAAGGCCACGGAGTCCAAGAAGCCCGAGGAGAAGCCCAAGACAGAGGCCAAGGCCAAGGAGGAAGACAAGAGCCTTTCCAAAGAGCCTGGCAAACCCAAGACGGAAAAGGCAGAAAAATCCTCTAGCACAGACCAAAAAGATAGCCAGCCCCCAGAGAAGGCCACAGAGGACAAGGCTACCAAGGGGGAGAAGTAGGCTGACACAGGAACACCAGAACAGCCAAAGAAACTCAGGAGGGTCCCGGTACTTAAGGGTCAGTGCaataagttttatttcttcctttcctctctgtaaGAAGCAGCAGTGTTTAGATGATGGGCTTGCCCTCACCAAACAGGAATTTCTAGTAGGATTAAGTTAGCAAGAGAAGATACCCTGAACCCCGACCCCCCACATCCCAAGCCCACCTCAGGTGATGGACAATTATGATAGCTTATTGTAGCCGAACGTGATGTATGCTGAATGCTACATGAAAACCACTTGACTAAAAACTGCCCCCTCCTTTCCAAATAAGTGCATTTACTTCCTGTATGTACAATGACAGATGGCCGCAATAATGAATGAGCAGTTAGAAATGCATTATGCTTGAAATGTAACCTATTCCCAAATGCCTTCTTGTTTTCCAAAGGAGTGGTCAGGCCCTTCCCCAGCACTCTCCTAGAAGAGCTGCAGCAGGTGAAGCAGGGCACTGGCCACAGAACCATGCCAGGGCGTACTTTCCACTGAGTCCACTTTCAATTGCTTCTGTGCAATAAAACCAAGTGcttctaaaataaaattgtggCTGTTCTTATTTGTTGTCTTCCCCTGGGAAGGCTGGGGACAGGGACGGGAGGTCTGGATGTTACACCAGGTCTGTGCTGTTGGCCTGAAGCATCATTCCTGCATATGGTTCATGGATCACCCTCATCAGCATCACCTGGGAGCCGCAGACTCCTGACTGCTCACTGTTGATGTCACAATCTGAGAGGGAGGCATAGGGAAAATCCACACTTTGCCCAACCCCAGTTTACCCTAtgtacatggatgctgggatgcCTGGGAACAGTGAGCCTCAGGAGGATGCTGAATGGTTCATGGACCATAAGAAGTACCTTATATAAGAGGCCACACATGGCTAACTCATCTGTGGTGAAGACGACAGCAATCACCTAATTTACACCCAATGTGCTTCTCTGGGCATGGATTTTACCTTTCTCGCTCCCAACTCCCACcccttttatagttttatttgcgACAGTGTCTTGCTTAAATGCCCAGGGTTATCTGGAACttgtcttcctctctctacctcccaaatgtctGGGGTTGCCTGAATCTACCACTATACCTGGCTCTGAAAGCTACAGTCCTGCAGGTTTCTATGGCGCCCTCACTGTTGAATCCTTGGTAGGACTGGCATGACCCCTTATTCTGCTTGCTCAACACCTCTCCCAGGAATTGTTTCTCTGTTCCtcacctttcccccacccccactagaTGGCTCTCGGCTATAACGTTTCTTATTTCCTTCCTCTGGTCACTCTGAGGATTGACCCAGAATAGCCAATGAACCTCTTTTCTGGGATTTTAAACTTGGTCATGAGATGTGAGTCAGGAGCTGTAGGCAGTCATGTTTCCAGAGCTACGGTAAGATAGTCTGAGGTGAAATGAACAAGATACTTATGGTGGATTTCCTAATGATCCAATCCACAGCTTGTGGCCATTCCTTGAAGTGATAAATCCCCTTCTTTACCAGCTCTCTTTGGCTAAAGACACCGCTTTACAGAGGGCTCTGAGTAACAGTGACTAAAGCAGGAGTCGCTATGATCAAGAATAAATGGTGATACTGCAGGGAAGGAGCGTGCCCCACCCTCACCACACCCCAGAGTTCTGGTTCACACTCCAGGCTAGGATCCACATGTCATCTTCGGCACCCACCTCCATCTGTCACAAAGATTGAATTATTAAAAGAATGCCAAGGGCGATCACctgtagataaaaatattttttgacacagtctcatgtatcccagggtTACTTTTAACTTGTTATGTTCCTGGATGACCCTGAATTTCTGCTTCCACCTTCTGagggctaggattataggcatgcaccttGGTCCCTGGCAAATAACCACTTATCAGCATGGTCAAGGATTCTGACAACTGAACATTAATTTTCTGAGCTATCTGCTCTGGAGAAATCAGACATCCATAGGCCCTAGCACATAGCCACATCTGCACATAAAGTGGAGATCTgaaaggcaaaagaaataaaatcagtacTAACAGtccttgcctcagccttctgaatacCATTattacaggcatataccatcTCGCCTGGCTCTCCCCCATGTAGCTTGCCTAAAAATGTCAGTCATCTGAATACTCCAGATTTTCTTATGACAAATATGAAGAGTAGCCATGATATTGAATACATTATCTGTAGTCTGTGTGGGCATcactcttttgagatagggtcttgtgtagtccaggctagcttctAATTCACTATGTAGAGAATGACATGGAACCCAAGGGCTGGGGTTCtctgtgtgtaccaccacccctGGTTTATGTAGTCCCAAGGATCAAATCCAGAGTGTGTGCTCTCTACCAATGGAGCTATATCCTTAGTCCCATTTTCAGGGTCAATAAATGATGGAGAAACAGTGAGGTGGGACCCCAAAGCTATTTGGCTGGTTTGTGGATTAAAAGAATTAGTGATTAACTGTTGAGTCACCAATAATACATTGGTGTTGTATTAAGTAAGGATTAAAAAGGATTTTGCCTTGGGAAGCACCTGTAAGGAAGAAAGCTTGCTGCCTGCCCAGACTAGACATATCCTGTTGACCTTGTTGTGGCCCAGCCTAGAAGACTTACCCTGTTGACTTTGCTGTGGCCCAGGCCCCCATCTTCCAGTATATCTTTCCAATTGTGTCCCTCATCATCTTCTCATTTTCTCAGTTCTAGTTCTCTAGTCTCTGTGTTTGCACCCTTCTGATAGCATCAGCCCACCCAGGTAAACCAGGATAATCTCCACATCTTGAGACTCTTGCCCTCATCCATGCAAAGTCTCTTGTGCCATATGcccttgtactctgtaaagatttgtcacttgtactggtttaataaaatgctgattggccagtagccaggcaggaagtataggtgggatgaccagaacaggagaattctgggaaaaggaaaggctcagtctgcagttgtcacccagacacagaggaagcaagatgagactgcctcaccAACttacttttggttatggtgtttcatcacagcaatgggaacCCTAAGACAGATGGGCTGAGGGGTATGCTCAGTGCCTAGTAAGCATGACACTCTATTAATGGATCCCTGGCACTGCAATAAATAAAAGGCAAGGAACATGAATGGAGTTTCCTGGTGCAAAGCAAGCAGGCAAGGGCTGCAGCTTGGGGTGTGCCCCAGCTCAGAAACTGCAGAGATTATGGGCAGTTCTAGCAGAAACAGCTGCGAGGTTCTTGCCTTATATAGAAGGCTCCACTAAACATTGTGAAGAGGCTGATTGTCAAGTCTGTTTTGATACCTTTCTTTGTAAGACCAAGAGATTCCTTTGCTCTGCTGGCTCTTGCTAGGGACAAGCTGTAACCAGCAAGCAGAGCCCCTCCCAGCACTCTCAACCCAGTCAGTCCCTGCTTCTCTAGAGGTGAGCTTTTGTGCTGAGTCAGTTTGGCTATCTTCCAGACAAGACCAAAGTGGTGGCTGCAATGCAGGGGCCATTAAAGGAACTAATTTTAGGCCCTGTTTTAATCTTATTCAGCACAGACAGTTAGACACAGGCCTAAAAGTAGCCAGACCAAGAAGATGCCAGCAGGGACAAAGTCCCAGGCAAATAGGTCAGGAAGAAAAGCACCCAGAAGCTCAGCTGCGTAAGACAGCAGAGAAGGAGCTGTTTAGAAAACTGGCTCTCCTGTGTTTATGTTGCCAAGAAAaatgagggaagagaagggacaaAAGTACAACGCCTTCACAGAAAGGCTACAGCAAAATGCATTTCGGGAGcttgttaaaaatgtatttccttggTCCATCTTAGGCCAGCTGAATCACTTGGGAAAAAGTGCTTTTTAGATCAGCTTGTAGATAGGCACGTCTGTGTAGATGAGGGCCTCTGGCTGAAGCGTGCCTTCCTCTGGTAGTCAAGAGAATGGGGGCAGTGTGCAGTGGCGAGGTGTTGATGCTGGACATTTAAGGCTACCCTAAGGAATGAAGAACATGACAGGTTTTGGAGTCTCTCGGCTTgtcttaatttta is a genomic window containing:
- the Nefh gene encoding neurofilament heavy polypeptide isoform X2; translation: MMSFGGADALLGAPFAPLHGGGSLHYALGRKAGTGGPRSAAGSSSGFHSWTRTSVSSVSASPSRFRGAGAASSTDSLDTLSNGPEGCVVAATAARSEKEQLQALNDRFAGYIDKVRQLEAHNRSLEGEAAALRQQQAGRAAMGELYEREVREMRGAVLRLGAARGQLRLEQEHLLEDIAHVRQRLDEEARQREEAEAAARALARFAQEAEAARVELQKKAQALQEECGYLRRHHQEEVGELLGQIQGCGAAQAQAHAEARDALKCDVTSALREIRAQLEGHAVQSTLQSEEWFRVRLDRLSEAAKVNTDAMRSAQEEITEYRRQLQARTTELEALKSTKESLERQRSELEDRHQADIASYQDAIQQLDNELRNTKWEMAAQLREYQDLLNVKMALDIEIAAYRKLLEGEECRIGFGPSPFSLTEALPKIPSTSTHIKVKSEEMIKVVEKSEKETVIVEEQTEEIQLTEEVTEEEEKEAKEEEEGEEETEGGGEEVTSPPAEEAASPEKETKPPVKEDAKSPAEAKSPAEVKSPAEAKSPAEVKSPAAAKSPSEVKSPAEAKSPAEVKSPAEAKSPAEVKSPAEVKSPEKVKTPVKEGATSPAEESKSPVKEGVKSPAEVKSPEKAKSPVKEEATSPAQAKSPEKEEAKSPAVVKSPEKAKSPVKEEVKPPVEVKSPEKAKSPVKEELKSPEKAKTLDVKSPEAKTPGKEEVKYPADTKSPQQAKSPAKEEVKSPEKVKSPEKEDAKAPEKEAPKKEEVKSPVKEEVKAKEPSKKVEEEKTPATPKTEEKAVKKDEPPKKEPPKPKVEEKAATVEAKKEESGEKKKAATPEKETPAKTEVKEEKTEMPKAEADDTKAKELSKPAEKEKPQKEEMPAAPEKKDSKEEKATESKKPEEKPKTEAKAKEEDKSLSKEPGKPKTEKAEKSSSTDQKDSQPPEKATEDKATKGEK
- the Nefh gene encoding neurofilament heavy polypeptide isoform X1, translated to MMSFGGADALLGAPFAPLHGGGSLHYALGRKAGTGGPRSAAGSSSGFHSWTRTSVSSVSASPSRFRGAGAASSTDSLDTLSNGPEGCVVAATAARSEKEQLQALNDRFAGYIDKVRQLEAHNRSLEGEAAALRQQQAGRAAMGELYEREVREMRGAVLRLGAARGQLRLEQEHLLEDIAHVRQRLDEEARQREEAEAAARALARFAQEAEAARVELQKKAQALQEECGYLRRHHQEEVGELLGQIQGCGAAQAQAHAEARDALKCDVTSALREIRAQLEGHAVQSTLQSEEWFRVRLDRLSEAAKVNTDAMRSAQEEITEYRRQLQARTTELEALKSTKESLERQRSELEDRHQADIASYQDAIQQLDNELRNTKWEMAAQLREYQDLLNVKMALDIEIAAYRKLLEGEECRIGFGPSPFSLTEALPKIPSTSTHIKVKSEEMIKVVEKSEKETVIVEEQTEEIQLTEEVTEEEEKEAKEEEEGEEETEGGGEEVTSPPAEEAASPEKETKPPVKEDAKSPAEAKSPTETKSPAEVKSPAEAKSPTETKSPAEVKSPAAAKSPTEAKSPAAAKSPTEAKSPAEVKSPAEAKSPAEAKSPAEVKSPAEAKSPAEVKSPAAAKSPSEVKSPAEAKSPAEVKSPAEAKSPAEVKSPAEVKSPEKVKTPVKEGATSPAEESKSPVKEGVKSPAEVKSPEKAKSPVKEEATSPAQAKSPEKEEAKSPAVVKSPEKAKSPVKEEVKPPVEVKSPEKAKSPVKEELKSPEKAKTLDVKSPEAKTPGKEEVKYPADTKSPQQAKSPAKEEVKSPEKVKSPEKEDAKAPEKEAPKKEEVKSPVKEEVKAKEPSKKVEEEKTPATPKTEEKAVKKDEPPKKEPPKPKVEEKAATVEAKKEESGEKKKAATPEKETPAKTEVKEEKTEMPKAEADDTKAKELSKPAEKEKPQKEEMPAAPEKKDSKEEKATESKKPEEKPKTEAKAKEEDKSLSKEPGKPKTEKAEKSSSTDQKDSQPPEKATEDKATKGEK